One Faecalicatena sp. Marseille-Q4148 DNA window includes the following coding sequences:
- a CDS encoding adenylosuccinate synthase: MVKAVVGANWGDEGKGKITDMLAKQADIIVRFQGGANAGHTIINDYGKFALHTLPSGVFYSHTTSVIGNGVALNIPVLMNEIQSIVEKGVPMPKILVSDRAQIVMSYHILFDQYEEERLGGKSFGSTKSGIAPFYSDKFAKIGFQVSELFDEELLKEKVVRICEQKNVLLEHLYHKPLLTPETLLEELHGYRDTIRPYVCDVSLFLYNALKEGKEVLLEGQLGTLKDPDHGIYPMVTSSSTLAAYGAIGAGIAPYEIQKIITVCKAYSSAVGAGAFVSEIFGEEADELRRRGGDGGEYGATTGRPRRMGWFDCVASKYGCRMQGTTDVAFTVLDVLGYLEEIPVCVAYEIDGEITTDFPTTHLLEKAKPVYEILPGWNCDIRGIKRYEDLPENCRKYIEFVEERLGYPVTMISNGPGRDDIIYRQK, translated from the coding sequence ATGGTAAAAGCAGTAGTAGGAGCTAACTGGGGAGATGAAGGAAAAGGCAAGATTACAGACATGCTTGCAAAGCAGGCAGATATTATTGTTCGTTTTCAGGGTGGTGCCAATGCCGGACACACAATTATAAATGATTATGGAAAATTCGCACTGCACACGCTTCCATCCGGTGTGTTTTATAGTCATACAACAAGTGTTATCGGAAATGGTGTTGCTTTAAATATTCCGGTTCTTATGAATGAGATCCAGTCTATTGTTGAGAAAGGCGTTCCAATGCCGAAAATTCTTGTGTCAGACAGGGCGCAGATTGTTATGTCATATCATATTTTATTTGATCAGTATGAAGAAGAAAGACTGGGAGGAAAATCATTCGGTTCCACCAAATCCGGTATTGCTCCGTTTTATTCTGATAAGTTTGCAAAGATTGGATTTCAGGTTAGCGAATTGTTTGATGAAGAACTGTTAAAAGAAAAAGTTGTACGTATTTGTGAACAGAAAAATGTACTTCTTGAGCACCTTTATCATAAACCGCTCCTTACACCGGAAACTTTGTTAGAAGAGCTTCATGGATATCGTGATACAATCCGTCCATATGTGTGTGATGTGTCACTTTTCCTTTATAATGCATTAAAAGAAGGAAAAGAAGTACTTCTGGAAGGGCAGCTCGGTACTTTAAAAGATCCGGATCATGGAATTTACCCAATGGTAACATCGTCCTCGACACTGGCGGCATATGGAGCTATCGGAGCCGGTATTGCGCCATATGAGATTCAGAAAATCATTACTGTTTGCAAAGCATATTCAAGCGCAGTGGGTGCAGGTGCTTTCGTAAGTGAAATTTTTGGAGAAGAAGCAGATGAATTAAGACGCCGCGGTGGAGATGGCGGTGAATACGGAGCAACAACAGGACGTCCGAGACGTATGGGCTGGTTCGATTGTGTTGCTTCCAAATACGGATGCAGAATGCAGGGAACGACAGATGTTGCGTTTACCGTATTGGATGTGTTGGGATATCTGGAAGAAATTCCGGTATGTGTTGCCTATGAGATTGACGGCGAGATTACAACAGACTTCCCGACAACACATTTGCTGGAAAAAGCGAAACCAGTATATGAGATTCTTCCGGGGTGGAATTGTGACATTCGAGGAATTAAGAGGTATGAAGATCTGCCGGAGAACTGCCGCAAATATATCGAGTTTGTTGAAGAGAGACTTGGCTATCCGGTTACAATGATTTCTAATGGACCGGGAAGAGACGATATTATTTATCGTCAGAAATAA
- a CDS encoding 5-bromo-4-chloroindolyl phosphate hydrolysis family protein: MDKKEWEKIGNSVRDIVENAINSQDFQKLNQTISNVVSSAADNITGNIMRQTKYAKQQREQQELALQKEREKARLYINDKKVWSSGLGMVIPGAILGGIFGFGLLSLLLLMIIGEMFYPAMKIGAILLGVITCLLFCLVTGGRRKMKGITRFRKYLQKLQDTQYCNLEDLAAYTGKSVGYIRKDIQKMIEKGWFREGHFDRSKTCFMTSDKVYEEYLMLEKQKQAVQAADLTSDQEKAERKTAKKLSEEAQQIIQSGQDYIEEIRRWNDRIPGEEISRKISRMEFLVKKIFERIEQHPEQIDDIRRLLKYYLPTTVKLLQAYAELESQSVDTETIQNSKKEIEATLDTLNEAFEKMLDGLFQDTAWDVSSDISVLHTMLAQEGLTKKDFTERNK; encoded by the coding sequence ATGGACAAAAAAGAATGGGAAAAAATAGGAAATTCTGTGCGGGATATCGTGGAAAATGCGATAAACTCACAAGATTTTCAAAAATTAAATCAGACAATCAGTAATGTTGTAAGCAGTGCAGCCGACAATATTACAGGAAATATAATGCGTCAGACAAAGTACGCGAAGCAACAGAGAGAACAGCAAGAATTGGCATTGCAGAAAGAAAGAGAAAAAGCAAGACTGTACATCAATGATAAGAAAGTCTGGAGCAGTGGACTTGGAATGGTCATTCCCGGAGCAATTTTGGGAGGGATTTTTGGTTTTGGCTTATTGTCCTTGCTTTTATTGATGATAATTGGAGAGATGTTTTATCCGGCGATGAAAATTGGCGCAATACTGCTTGGTGTTATTACATGTTTGCTATTCTGTCTGGTAACAGGCGGGCGCAGAAAGATGAAAGGAATCACCAGATTTCGAAAATATCTGCAGAAATTGCAGGATACGCAATACTGTAATCTGGAGGATTTGGCTGCATATACAGGAAAATCTGTTGGTTATATAAGAAAAGATATTCAGAAAATGATTGAAAAAGGCTGGTTTCGGGAAGGGCATTTTGATCGAAGTAAAACTTGTTTTATGACATCAGATAAAGTATACGAAGAGTATCTTATGCTTGAGAAACAAAAACAGGCAGTTCAAGCAGCTGACTTGACATCAGATCAAGAGAAAGCAGAGAGGAAGACAGCGAAAAAACTCAGTGAAGAAGCACAGCAGATCATTCAAAGCGGACAGGACTATATCGAAGAAATCCGGAGGTGGAATGACAGAATTCCGGGAGAAGAAATTTCAAGAAAGATTTCCAGAATGGAGTTTCTTGTGAAAAAAATTTTTGAGAGAATTGAACAACATCCGGAGCAGATAGATGACATTCGCCGGCTTTTAAAATATTATCTTCCTACAACCGTAAAATTGCTGCAGGCATATGCGGAGCTTGAGAGTCAGTCTGTTGATACAGAAACGATCCAGAATTCTAAGAAAGAAATAGAAGCAACGTTGGATACATTAAATGAAGCATTTGAGAAAATGTTAGACGGTCTGTTTCAGGATACAGCCTGGGATGTGTCTTCAGATATTTCCGTACTGCATACAATGCTTGCGCAAGAAGGATTGACAAAGAAAGATTTTACAGAAAGGAATAAATAA
- a CDS encoding toxic anion resistance protein, which translates to MEEKKFEAFTDTPTLTLEPFAEEETPAEVIKTEETWNDSVLTEEEQKQAELFAQQIDITNTNMILQYGAGTQKKMADFSEAALENVRTKDLGEIGTLLEGVIGELKNFDEEEKEKGFFGLFKKASNKMEVMKARYDKAEVNIEKITSALEEHQVKLMKDIAILDKMYETNLTYFKELTMYVVAGKKKLVQIRENDLKQLLDKATRTNLPEDAQAARDLEAFCNRFEKKIHDLELTKMIAMQTAPQIRLVQGNDTMMVEKIQSTIVNTIPLWKSQMVIALGVEDSLKASQAQRAVTDMTNELLKKNAQALKMASVETARESERGIVDMETLKQTNASLIETFDEVMKIQEEGRQKRKEAEQEMYQLEQDLKQKLLQIHR; encoded by the coding sequence ATGGAAGAGAAGAAGTTTGAAGCATTTACAGATACACCTACATTGACGTTAGAACCATTTGCCGAAGAAGAAACTCCGGCAGAAGTTATAAAGACAGAAGAAACATGGAACGATAGTGTTCTGACAGAAGAAGAACAGAAGCAGGCAGAATTGTTTGCCCAGCAGATTGATATTACGAATACAAATATGATTTTGCAGTACGGTGCAGGAACGCAGAAGAAAATGGCAGATTTTTCAGAGGCAGCGCTGGAAAATGTAAGAACAAAAGATCTGGGAGAAATCGGTACGCTTCTCGAAGGGGTTATCGGTGAATTGAAGAATTTTGATGAAGAAGAGAAAGAAAAAGGTTTCTTTGGACTCTTTAAAAAAGCTTCTAACAAAATGGAGGTTATGAAAGCCAGATATGATAAAGCGGAAGTAAACATTGAGAAGATTACGTCTGCTTTGGAAGAACATCAAGTAAAATTGATGAAAGACATTGCAATTCTTGATAAAATGTATGAAACAAACTTGACTTATTTTAAAGAGCTGACAATGTATGTAGTGGCTGGAAAGAAAAAGCTGGTGCAGATTCGTGAAAATGATCTGAAACAGCTGTTGGATAAAGCGACAAGAACGAATTTACCGGAAGATGCGCAGGCAGCAAGAGATTTAGAGGCATTTTGCAACCGATTTGAAAAGAAAATCCACGACCTTGAATTAACGAAGATGATCGCGATGCAGACAGCGCCGCAGATTCGTCTTGTGCAGGGGAATGACACGATGATGGTAGAAAAGATTCAGTCTACGATTGTCAATACGATTCCGTTATGGAAGAGCCAGATGGTAATTGCCCTCGGAGTGGAAGATTCGCTGAAAGCTTCTCAGGCTCAGCGCGCAGTGACAGATATGACGAATGAGCTGCTGAAGAAGAACGCACAGGCATTAAAAATGGCATCTGTAGAAACGGCGAGAGAGTCTGAGCGGGGAATTGTAGATATGGAGACATTGAAACAAACGAATGCGTCCTTGATCGAGACATTTGATGAAGTGATGAAGATACAGGAGGAAGGAAGGCAGAAGCGCAAGGAAGCAGAACAGGAAATGTATCAGCTTGAGCAAGATCTGAAGCAGAAATTACTTCAGATCCATCGTTAA
- a CDS encoding putative heavy metal-binding protein, translated as MIITTTPSVEGRRIVEYRGIVFGEVISGVNFVRDIAASFSNFFGGRSGSYEEELVQARQNALIELEQRAIDRGANAVVGVDIDYEVLGTDNGMLMVTASGTAVVVE; from the coding sequence ATGATTATTACAACAACACCATCGGTAGAAGGAAGAAGAATTGTTGAGTATCGTGGAATTGTATTTGGAGAAGTGATTTCCGGTGTGAATTTTGTGAGAGATATTGCAGCGTCTTTCAGCAATTTCTTTGGGGGAAGATCCGGAAGTTACGAAGAAGAACTTGTTCAGGCAAGGCAGAATGCACTGATCGAACTGGAGCAACGCGCAATAGACCGGGGAGCAAATGCAGTAGTAGGCGTTGATATTGACTACGAGGTACTTGGTACGGACAATGGAATGTTGATGGTTACAGCAAGCGGAACGGCTGTTGTAGTGGAGTAG
- a CDS encoding aspartate--ammonia ligase yields the protein MEHLYIPDNYISPLNIRETEVAIKEVKDHFERALAKALHLTRVSAPLFVNPSTGLNDNLNGVERPVSFGVREQNDAEFEIVHSLAKWKRLALKRYDFHSGEGLYTDMNAIRRDEDTDNIHSIFVDQWDWEKIISREERNTETLEYTVRKVYSALKDTEQYISRRYNYIEPLLPDEITFITSQELENLYPDCTPKEREYKIARQKKAVFISQIGKVLASGEKHDGRAPDYDDWDLNGDIIVYYPVLDIALELSSMGIRVDERSLARQLKLSGCEARAELDFQKALLNGELPYTVGGGIGQSRICMFYLRKAHIGEVQSSVWPDEIAREALAHGIQLL from the coding sequence ATGGAACATTTATACATTCCGGATAACTACATTTCTCCACTGAATATTAGAGAAACCGAAGTTGCCATCAAAGAAGTAAAAGACCATTTTGAGCGTGCCCTTGCAAAGGCACTGCACCTGACTCGTGTATCCGCTCCGCTTTTTGTAAATCCGAGTACCGGTCTGAACGATAATCTCAACGGCGTTGAACGCCCTGTCTCCTTTGGTGTGCGCGAACAAAACGATGCTGAATTTGAGATTGTTCACTCTCTTGCCAAATGGAAACGTCTGGCGCTAAAGCGCTATGATTTCCATTCCGGTGAAGGTCTTTACACGGATATGAATGCGATACGCCGTGACGAAGATACCGATAATATTCATTCCATTTTTGTAGATCAATGGGATTGGGAGAAAATTATTTCCCGTGAGGAGCGCAATACCGAAACACTGGAATACACTGTTCGGAAAGTTTATTCTGCTCTGAAAGATACAGAACAGTATATTTCCAGACGTTACAATTATATTGAACCGCTTCTTCCGGATGAGATTACATTTATCACATCACAGGAACTGGAGAATCTATACCCGGACTGCACACCAAAAGAAAGAGAATACAAAATTGCCAGACAGAAGAAAGCTGTATTTATTTCCCAGATTGGCAAAGTGCTTGCTTCCGGAGAAAAACATGACGGACGTGCACCGGACTATGATGACTGGGACTTAAACGGCGATATCATCGTTTACTACCCTGTACTGGATATTGCTTTAGAACTTTCTTCTATGGGCATCCGCGTGGATGAACGTTCACTTGCCCGTCAGCTAAAGCTTTCCGGCTGTGAAGCCAGAGCAGAGCTGGACTTCCAGAAAGCTCTCCTAAACGGTGAACTTCCTTACACTGTCGGCGGCGGAATCGGACAGTCGCGCATCTGTATGTTCTATCTGCGCAAAGCACATATCGGAGAAGTACAGTCCTCTGTATGGCCGGACGAAATTGCCCGCGAGGCACTGGCACATGGCATTCAACTTCTTTAA
- a CDS encoding SEC-C domain-containing protein, with product MSLLEQWHEIAYSKEMDRAALQKFWNAYFLTEKGIYEQLLSNPDEEVKGTVKELAAKYGVEVLTMVGFLDGINESLKTENPIETMDEETVVSLAFDKEKLYMNMVDAKAEWLYELPQWDEIFTPEKKRELYKIQKNSGTIRKPKKIGRNDPCPCGSGKKYKHCCGR from the coding sequence ATGAGTTTATTAGAGCAATGGCATGAAATAGCATATTCAAAAGAAATGGACAGAGCAGCATTACAGAAGTTCTGGAATGCATATTTTTTAACAGAAAAAGGAATTTATGAGCAGCTTCTTTCCAATCCGGATGAAGAAGTGAAAGGAACTGTGAAGGAACTGGCTGCAAAATATGGTGTAGAAGTTCTGACAATGGTTGGATTCCTTGATGGTATCAACGAGAGTCTGAAGACAGAGAATCCGATTGAGACTATGGATGAAGAAACAGTTGTCAGCCTTGCATTCGATAAAGAAAAGTTATACATGAACATGGTAGATGCAAAGGCAGAATGGCTCTATGAACTTCCACAGTGGGATGAGATCTTCACACCGGAGAAAAAAAGAGAACTCTATAAAATCCAGAAGAACTCAGGAACAATCAGAAAGCCGAAAAAGATCGGAAGAAATGATCCGTGTCCGTGTGGAAGCGGAAAGAAATATAAACACTGCTGCGGCAGATAG
- a CDS encoding YdcF family protein, with amino-acid sequence MQIVSGFSFISGGKGVILLGCICFIYYFVMVFSSRRWNTTFSGFWIFLGIMFLVLGRGWAYLPEYIRAVIGCIGILTAVAIAIVEGKIIKAMVQQEPDSLDCMIVLGAQVRGKKVTDALRRRLDRALDYYRTHPTNRIIVSGGQGIGEEVSEAEAMAEYLKKRGVPERDIFLEDASVSTYENLVNSKKIIGELRGQKIGIVTNNFHIYRAMKLAENVGYGKVYGLAASTKPIVLPNYMMREFFAEGKRVLFKFVR; translated from the coding sequence ATGCAGATCGTATCTGGCTTCTCTTTTATTTCAGGAGGAAAAGGTGTGATTTTACTTGGGTGTATTTGTTTTATATATTATTTTGTAATGGTATTTTCTTCCAGACGATGGAATACGACGTTCTCAGGTTTTTGGATTTTTCTTGGTATTATGTTTTTGGTGCTTGGAAGAGGGTGGGCATATTTGCCGGAATACATTCGGGCGGTTATTGGATGTATTGGAATTTTGACAGCGGTGGCTATTGCGATTGTAGAAGGAAAAATTATAAAAGCTATGGTACAGCAGGAACCGGACAGTCTTGACTGCATGATTGTGCTGGGAGCTCAGGTGCGTGGAAAAAAAGTGACAGATGCTCTTCGCAGACGACTTGATCGGGCTTTGGACTATTATAGAACACATCCGACAAATAGGATTATTGTGTCGGGAGGGCAGGGAATTGGCGAAGAAGTCAGTGAAGCAGAAGCTATGGCAGAATATCTGAAGAAGAGAGGGGTACCGGAAAGAGATATTTTTCTTGAAGACGCATCAGTATCTACCTATGAGAATTTGGTGAACAGTAAGAAGATCATTGGAGAGCTGCGAGGGCAGAAAATAGGAATTGTGACGAATAACTTTCATATTTACCGTGCCATGAAACTGGCAGAAAATGTCGGATATGGAAAGGTATATGGACTGGCAGCCAGTACAAAACCAATTGTATTGCCAAACTATATGATGAGAGAGTTTTTTGCAGAGGGGAAACGAGTATTATTCAAATTTGTTCGTTGA
- a CDS encoding acyl-CoA thioesterase translates to MQLRPYEHQIQYYETDQMKVVHHSNYIRWFEEARTDFMRQIGLPYEELEKKGILCPVLEASAKYLRMLKFGDTARIDLTIKEYNGIKLVISYQVVNKKTNMIHCKGETSHCFLTELGKPISLKKNYPVYHEKFISCMEPEETEEPDKLETAAEPQIDEKDNEKEKVEE, encoded by the coding sequence ATGCAGCTTCGTCCGTATGAACATCAGATACAGTATTACGAGACAGATCAGATGAAGGTGGTGCATCATTCAAATTATATTCGCTGGTTTGAAGAGGCGAGAACAGATTTTATGAGACAGATTGGTCTTCCTTACGAAGAACTGGAAAAGAAAGGAATTCTTTGTCCGGTGCTGGAAGCCAGTGCAAAATATCTTCGGATGTTGAAATTTGGCGATACAGCCAGAATTGACCTGACGATCAAAGAATATAATGGAATCAAGCTTGTGATCAGCTATCAGGTTGTGAACAAGAAAACAAATATGATTCACTGTAAAGGAGAGACTTCGCACTGTTTCCTGACAGAACTTGGGAAACCGATCTCTCTGAAGAAGAATTATCCGGTATACCATGAGAAGTTTATTTCATGCATGGAACCGGAAGAAACTGAGGAACCGGATAAGTTGGAGACAGCAGCAGAACCTCAGATAGATGAAAAAGATAATGAGAAAGAAAAAGTGGAGGAATAA
- the thrS gene encoding threonine--tRNA ligase, with translation MKITLKDGSVREYAEPRSVLEIAEDISEGLARNATAGEVNGEVVDLRTIVSEDCELSILTFQNEAGQGAFRHTASHILAQAVKRLYPETKLAIGPSVADGFYYDLDRETPFTAEDLEKIEAEMKKIVKEALPITSFTKPREEAIAYFEEKNEPYKVELIQDLPEDAVISFYQQGEFVDLCAGPHLMNTKAVKALKLTSLAGAYWRGSEKNKMLTRIYGTAYPKKADLEAYLTMIEEAKKRDHRKIGKELGLFMMTEEGPGFPFFLPKGMVLKNTLLDYWREIHNKAGYVEISTPIMLSRHLWETSGHWDHYKDNMYTTEIDEIDFAIKPMNCPGGVLVYKSEPRSYKDLPLRLGELGLVHRHEKSGQLHGLMRVRCFTQDDAHIFMTPEQIKDEIKGVAKLINEVYTLFGFKYHVELSTRPEDSMGSDEDWEVATEALRNALDELGLDYVVNEGDGAFYGPKIDFHLEDCLGRTWQCGTIQLDFQLPLRFELEYIGADGEKHRPIMIHRVAFGSIERFIGILIEHFAGAFPTWLSPVQVKVLPISDKYLEYGEKVLAELKEAGIRAEIDTRAEKIGYKIREAQMNKIPYMLVVGAKEEEEGVVAVRSRFAGDEGQKTLSEFVDAVKEEIAKRAIRNVEEK, from the coding sequence ATGAAGATTACGTTAAAAGATGGATCTGTCAGAGAATATGCAGAACCAAGATCAGTCCTTGAGATTGCAGAGGATATTAGTGAAGGACTTGCGAGAAATGCAACAGCAGGAGAAGTGAACGGGGAGGTAGTTGACCTGAGAACGATTGTTTCAGAAGATTGTGAGCTCAGTATTCTTACATTCCAGAATGAAGCGGGACAGGGGGCGTTCAGACATACTGCTTCCCATATTCTTGCGCAGGCAGTAAAACGTCTCTATCCGGAGACAAAACTTGCAATCGGACCGTCTGTTGCAGATGGTTTCTACTATGATCTGGATAGAGAGACACCGTTTACAGCAGAGGATCTTGAGAAGATTGAAGCAGAGATGAAGAAGATTGTAAAAGAAGCACTTCCGATTACAAGCTTTACAAAACCAAGAGAAGAAGCAATTGCTTATTTTGAAGAAAAAAATGAACCATATAAAGTAGAATTGATCCAGGATCTTCCGGAAGATGCGGTCATCAGTTTCTATCAGCAGGGTGAATTTGTGGATCTGTGTGCAGGACCGCATCTAATGAATACAAAAGCAGTAAAGGCTCTGAAACTGACAAGCCTCGCAGGTGCGTACTGGCGTGGAAGTGAGAAGAATAAAATGCTGACACGTATTTACGGAACAGCATATCCAAAGAAAGCTGACCTGGAAGCATATCTGACAATGATCGAGGAAGCGAAGAAACGCGATCACAGAAAGATCGGAAAAGAACTTGGTCTGTTTATGATGACAGAAGAAGGACCTGGATTCCCATTCTTCCTGCCAAAGGGAATGGTGTTGAAGAATACACTGCTGGATTATTGGAGAGAGATTCATAATAAAGCAGGCTATGTAGAGATTTCTACACCGATTATGCTGAGCCGTCATCTGTGGGAGACATCCGGTCACTGGGATCACTACAAAGATAATATGTATACAACAGAGATTGATGAAATAGATTTTGCGATCAAACCAATGAACTGTCCTGGTGGAGTGCTTGTATACAAATCTGAGCCGCGCTCCTACAAAGATCTTCCGCTGCGCCTGGGAGAACTTGGACTGGTTCACCGTCATGAGAAATCAGGACAGCTTCACGGACTGATGCGTGTGCGCTGCTTTACACAGGATGATGCACATATTTTCATGACACCGGAGCAGATTAAAGATGAGATCAAGGGTGTAGCAAAACTGATTAATGAAGTTTATACATTGTTTGGATTTAAGTATCATGTGGAGCTATCTACACGTCCGGAAGACAGCATGGGAAGCGATGAAGACTGGGAAGTAGCAACAGAGGCACTTCGTAATGCGCTGGACGAACTTGGACTTGATTATGTGGTAAATGAAGGCGACGGCGCATTCTACGGTCCTAAGATTGATTTCCATTTGGAGGATTGTCTTGGAAGAACATGGCAGTGCGGAACAATTCAGCTTGACTTCCAGCTTCCGCTTCGATTTGAACTGGAATATATTGGAGCAGACGGAGAAAAACACAGACCGATTATGATCCATCGTGTTGCATTTGGCTCTATCGAACGTTTCATCGGTATTCTGATCGAGCATTTTGCAGGAGCATTCCCAACATGGTTATCTCCGGTACAGGTAAAAGTACTTCCGATTTCTGACAAATATCTGGAATACGGCGAAAAAGTTCTGGCAGAATTAAAAGAAGCCGGAATCCGTGCAGAGATTGATACAAGAGCAGAAAAAATCGGATACAAAATCCGCGAGGCACAGATGAATAAGATTCCGTATATGCTTGTTGTCGGTGCAAAAGAAGAGGAAGAAGGAGTAGTTGCAGTCAGAAGCAGATTTGCCGGGGATGAAGGTCAGAAAACACTCAGTGAGTTTGTGGATGCAGTGAAAGAAGAGATTGCCAAAAGAGCAATCAGAAACGTAGAAGAAAAATAA
- a CDS encoding DUF1540 domain-containing protein, with amino-acid sequence MPELRCTVQTCLHNKQNYCALDTIKVGGDTAKNAADTCCKSFEERKGNTYSDVTGEATPTAMIDCKAKECCYNHDCKCEAGKISVEGSSACECGQTQCASFEYK; translated from the coding sequence ATGCCAGAATTAAGATGTACAGTACAGACTTGTCTGCACAATAAACAGAACTATTGTGCATTAGATACGATTAAAGTTGGCGGTGATACTGCAAAAAATGCGGCAGATACTTGTTGTAAAAGCTTTGAAGAACGAAAAGGCAACACTTACAGCGATGTAACAGGAGAAGCAACACCGACAGCAATGATTGACTGCAAAGCAAAAGAATGTTGTTATAATCATGATTGTAAATGCGAAGCAGGAAAAATCAGCGTGGAAGGAAGCAGCGCCTGTGAATGCGGTCAGACACAGTGTGCAAGTTTCGAATACAAGTAA
- a CDS encoding AI-2E family transporter, with protein MEKSSKNQEELEKEQQSVAAERKINDGEDEREKAYYEKRPNLKGKGPSKIREQFSRGMTSFLVIAAAILFYFALLRVSNLSSVIGKIVEVSKPIIYGLVIAYLLNPLCKQIEKLLQPLLKIYTKKQTAIEKISRTTGIIASICIGLTIVATLCNMVIPELYTSIRDMVYTLPDQLNEGLAWLNEIQIDDSTTGKIFNQALREGTEALQNWLRTDLLSQTNILMSNLTSGVINIVNEVMNVLIGIIVSVYVLFSKEKFSAQAKKAVYALMTPPHANLTLHIVTKSNQIFGGFMIGKVIDSMIIGVLCYIGTAILQMPYALLVSVIVGVTNVIPFFGPYIGAIPCIILIGLADPLEGLYFAIFILLLQQLDGNVIGPKILGDSTGLSAFWVIFSILLGGGLFGFIGMVMGVPTFAVIYYIVEMLINYKLEKRNLPTRTQCYDNKSYVTDDGTYVPVEEQEEVQQEQERN; from the coding sequence ATGGAAAAATCAAGCAAAAATCAAGAAGAATTGGAAAAAGAGCAGCAGTCTGTTGCTGCAGAGAGAAAAATAAATGACGGAGAAGACGAGCGCGAAAAAGCATACTATGAGAAGCGCCCGAATCTGAAAGGGAAAGGTCCGTCCAAAATACGGGAACAGTTTAGCAGAGGTATGACGAGTTTTCTCGTAATTGCAGCTGCAATTTTGTTCTATTTTGCATTGTTGAGAGTAAGCAATCTGTCCAGCGTAATTGGTAAGATTGTGGAAGTATCGAAACCGATCATTTACGGATTGGTTATTGCCTATTTATTGAATCCATTGTGTAAGCAAATCGAAAAATTACTGCAGCCCCTTTTAAAGATTTATACAAAGAAGCAAACAGCAATTGAGAAGATTAGCAGAACAACAGGAATTATTGCTTCTATCTGCATCGGTCTTACGATAGTGGCAACCCTTTGCAATATGGTAATTCCGGAGCTTTATACGAGTATCCGCGATATGGTTTATACACTTCCGGATCAGTTGAATGAAGGACTTGCATGGCTGAATGAAATTCAGATTGATGATTCTACCACAGGAAAAATTTTTAATCAGGCTTTGCGGGAGGGAACAGAAGCGCTGCAGAACTGGCTGCGGACAGATCTTCTGAGTCAGACAAATATCCTTATGAGCAATCTGACATCGGGAGTCATTAACATTGTGAATGAAGTGATGAATGTTTTGATTGGAATTATTGTTTCTGTGTATGTATTGTTTAGCAAAGAAAAATTCAGCGCGCAGGCAAAAAAGGCGGTTTACGCATTAATGACACCTCCGCATGCCAATCTGACACTCCATATTGTTACAAAAAGTAATCAGATTTTCGGCGGCTTCATGATCGGAAAGGTAATTGATTCTATGATCATAGGGGTACTTTGTTACATAGGAACAGCGATTCTGCAGATGCCGTATGCATTGCTTGTCAGTGTGATCGTAGGTGTAACAAATGTGATTCCATTCTTTGGACCATATATCGGAGCAATTCCTTGTATTATTCTGATCGGGTTAGCAGATCCGTTAGAAGGACTGTATTTTGCTATTTTTATTTTGCTGCTGCAGCAGTTGGATGGGAATGTGATCGGACCGAAAATTCTCGGAGATTCTACAGGTTTGTCAGCTTTTTGGGTTATTTTTTCTATCTTGCTTGGCGGAGGACTTTTTGGATTTATCGGAATGGTGATGGGTGTTCCGACATTTGCAGTAATTTACTATATTGTCGAGATGTTGATTAATTACAAATTAGAGAAACGGAATCTGCCGACAAGAACGCAGTGTTATGATAATAAGAGTTATGTAACAGATGACGGGACATATGTACCGGTAGAAGAGCAGGAAGAAGTACAGCAGGAACAGGAAAGAAATTAA